Proteins found in one Aspergillus puulaauensis MK2 DNA, chromosome 8, nearly complete sequence genomic segment:
- a CDS encoding uncharacterized protein (COG:S;~EggNog:ENOG410PJ82;~InterPro:IPR036291,IPR008030;~PFAM:PF05368), translating into MPSILVAGATGNTGQGVVRTLSNLLSTSNALPNHQILALTRSIRSPAAQQLTKIPGVQVLEQNWVEISADWLREHSVVRAFIASHLNPNQFAEESTFHVAALQAGVQYVVRISTNAPNVRPDCPAYYARSHWAIETMLASPGFGTMQWTSLQPNIFAPFGLFSTARFVKEYQATGVQGTLRLPVSEDAPVAMVDPEEIGVFAAHLLALPDPAVHNKARYVVNGPVDTNGKEIMAMLEGYIGEKVENVNYEDLSDIFSSPLVAELERNSSPNVIRSIEAAPIPMWAGECSVSTTSKPVLDLAAPRRTPEQVLRSLLEV; encoded by the coding sequence ATGCCCTCCATTCTTGTCGCAGGAGCCACCGGCAACACCGGCCAAGGCGTCGTCCGAACCCTATCCAACCTGCTATCCACAAGCAACGCCCTCCCCAACCACCAAATCCTCGCCCTCACGCGCTCCATCCGAAGCCCAGCCGCGCAACAACTCACCAAAATCCCCGGCGTACAAGTCCTCGAGCAAAACTGGGTCGAAATCAGCGCCGACTGGCTCAGAGAACACTCTGTCGTCAGGGCATTCATCGCATCCCATCTCAACCCGAACCAATTCGCCGAAGAGTCTACCTTCCACGTCGCGGCCCTGCAAGCCGGCGTGCAATACGTCGTCCGCATCTCGACTAACGCGCCGAATGTCCGCCCTGATTGTCCCGCTTACTATGCGCGCTCGCACTGGGCTATTGAGACTATGCTTGCTTCGCCGGGGTTTGGTACGATGCAGTGGACCTCCCTGCAGCCTAATATATTCGCTCCGTTCGGTCTATTTTCTACGGCCCGGTTTGTGAAGGAGTACCAAGCGACTGGGGTGCAGGGGACCCTGAGACTACCGGTGTCGGAGGACGCACCTGTTGCGATGGTCGACCCTGAAGAGATTGGGGTTTTTGCGGCCCATCTTCTGGCATTGCCTGATCCTGCTGTGCATAATAAGGCTCGGTATGTTGTGAATGGGCCTGTGGATACTAATGGGAAGGAGATTATGGCGATGCTTGAGGGGTATATCGGTGAGAAGGTGGAGAATGTCAATTATGAAGACTTGTCGGATATTTTCTCTTCGCCTCTAGTCGCGGAGTTGGAGAGGAATAGCTCGCCCAACGTTATCAGATCCATCGAAGCCGCTCCTATTCCAATGTGGGCGGGAGAGTGCTCGGTTTCTACAACTAGCAAGCCGGTACTGGACCTTGCTGCACCTAGGCGCACCCCTGAGCAGGTGTTGCGAAGCCTCTTGGAGGTTTAG
- a CDS encoding 2OG-Fe(II) oxygenase family protein (COG:S;~EggNog:ENOG410PIY1): protein MSITQVTASAAAPKVHHVTLTGRATRPTEPIPQFLIDGAKVETKQAFNAKKHLNYEPPSKITTMKEIGLEGQGISPNVVTAPFQLFTEAAIKQMRAEIFSQPVLDNCHYMSEFVKSTIRGMGSARAPFVCDAWNSPEVLAIVSEVAGIELIPAMDYEIAAINISVNNQTVSAYSAPKQDDDSLPAFAWHRDSYPFVCVTMLSDCVGMTGGETALKTSSGEILKVRGPAMGTAVVMQGRYIEHQALKAYGGRERISMVTSFRPRSPLVRDESVLTGVRPISNLSELYSQYTRYRLEVIEERVWKFAQRPFDIKDVKTFLTEQKEYIESMIEEIVE, encoded by the exons ATGTCTATCACCCAAGTAACAGCTTCGGCCGCCGCTCCCAAGGTGCACCATGTTACACTCACAGGACGCGCAACCCGCCCAACAGAACCAATCCCCCAATTCCTGATCGACGGAGCCAAAGTCGAGACGAAGCAGGCATTCAATGCAAAGAAGCACCTCAACTATGAACCTCCAAGCAAGATCACCACCATGAAGGAGATCGGCCTTGAAGGCCAGGGTATATCGCCCAATGTAGTTACTGCTCCGTTCCAGCTCTTTACGGAGGCGGCTATCAAGCAGATGAGGGCTGAAATATTCAGCCAGCCCGTACTTGATAACTGCCACTATATGTCTGAGTTTGTCAAGTCAACAATCCGGGGGATGGGCTCTGC TCGCGCCCCATTCGTCTGCGACGCCTGGAACAGTCCCGAAGTCCTGGCCATCGTGTCCGAAGTAGCAGGCATTGAGTTGATCCCCGCCATGGACTACGAGATTGCCGCGATCAACATCTCAGTCAATAACCAGACCGTATCGGCTTACTCTGCTCCAAAGCAAGACGACGATAGCCTCCCCGCGTTCGCGTGGCACCGGGACAGCTACCCCTTTGTCTGTGTGACGATGCTCTCGGATTGTGTTGGGATGACTGGTGGCGAGACGGCACTGAAGACCTCATCTGGGGAGATCTTGAAGGTTCGCGGGCCTGCTATG GGAACTGCTGTTGTCATGCAAGGGCGATATATCGAGCACCAAGCCCTGAAGGCATACGGAGGCCGGGAGCGCATTAGCATGGTGACTTCGTTCCGACCGAGATCGCCCCTTGTTCGCGATGAGTCTGTTCTTACTGGTGTCCGGCCGATCAGCAATCTATCCGAGCTGTACAGCCAGTATACGCGATACAGGCTTGAGGTCATTGAGGAGCGGGTTTGGAAATTCGCACAGCGACCGTTTGATATCAAAGATGTGAAGACGTTTTTGACGGAGCAGAAGGAGTATATTGAGTCTATGATTGAGGAGATTGTTgagtag
- a CDS encoding uncharacterized protein (COG:E;~EggNog:ENOG410QDKR;~InterPro:IPR004841;~PFAM:PF13520,PF00324;~TransMembrane:12 (i50-70o76-95i115-134o154-178i190-207o239-257i278-299o319-341i380-397o409-434i455-473o485-504i);~go_component: GO:0016020 - membrane [Evidence IEA];~go_process: GO:0055085 - transmembrane transport [Evidence IEA]), with amino-acid sequence MAVTAEEKYDGPKEIDDVDAYKTPGDVVEGQASARIGVLHRRLANRQIQLVAIGGSIGTGLFIAIGTGLYKGGPASLFIAFIIEALMVGMLNNCLAEMTTYMPVSGGFIRLAGKWVDEAFGFMAGWNFFIYMALTVPFEISAVNLLLEYWRDDIPVVAVCIACIVAYALINLLAVGTYGEAEFWLSGGKVILIFMLFLFTFVTMVGGNPQGDAYGFRHWNTPGPFAAHDGGDKLARFEGFLGALWIALFTVVGPEYISMVAAEAKHPRIYLKKAFITVYWRFGVFFVGGALCVGILVAHNDPLLVSAIESGKSSASASPYVIAMSNLGVGVLPHIVTALMVTTVFSAGNTYTYAATRALHGLAVSGHAPRFFAKTTAKGIPIYSFGVVIAFACLSFLQLSGGSMQVLEWLISITTANILIDYIIITTTYVSFYRACKAQGFDRSNLPYFGRFQPYSGYVSLAWMIAMAGCFGYESFRPWSTSTFFLNYTMVLLAPITFTAWKVWKKTRWLRPNELDLTWEAELIAAYEQTEEDQPTGFWKEMVHMVNFKLQE; translated from the exons ATGGCTGTCACAGCCGAAGAAAAGTACGATGGCCCCAAAGAGATTGATGATGTCGATGCCTACAAGACCCCCGGTGATGTCGTTGAGGGACAGGCCTCTGCCAGGATAGGGGTACTGCACCGTCGGCTCGCCAATCGACAGATCCAGCTGGTGGCCATTGGAGGGTCCATTGGCACTGGTCTGTTTATTGCCATTGGCACTGGGCTCTACAAAGGTGGTCCGGCGAGTTTGTTTATCGCGTTTATAATCGAGGCTCTGATGGTCGGGATGCTTAACAACTGCCTTGCGGAAATGACAACGTACATGCCTGTGAGCGGTGGCTTTATCAGATTGGCAGGTAAATGGGTTGATGAAGCCTTTGGCTTTATGGCTGGATggaatttctttatttacaTGGCTCTTACGGTGCCGTTTGAAATTTCCGCGGTCAATCTACTGCTGGAGTATTGGCGAGATGATATCCCGGTTGTTGCTGTGTGCATTGCTTGCATTGTTGCCTATGC ATTAATTAACCTCCTTGCGGTCGGCACCTACGGAGAGGCGGAATTCTGGCTCAGCGGAGGCAAGGTCATCTTAATCTTCATGTTGTTCCTGTTTACATTCGTCACGATGGTCGGAGGTAACCCACAAGGCGATGCCTATGGATTTCGCCACTGGAATACACCCGGTCCCTTCGCAGCCCATGACGGGGGTGACAAACTGGCTCGCTTTGAAGGCTTCCTGGGCGCCCTGTGGATTGCCCTTTTCACGGTCGTTGGGCCGGAGTATATATCCATGGTGGCAGCAGAGGCCAAGCATCCTCGGATCTATCTTAAAAAGGCCTTTATAACAGTCTACTGGCGTTTTGGAGTGTTTTTCGTGGGAGGTGCTCTCTGCGTTGGAATTCTAGTCGCCCATAACGATCCTCTCCTCGTCAGCGCCATCGAAAGTGGCAAGTCATCGGCTTCTGCCTCCCCCTACGTGATTGCGATGTCGAATCTTGGTGTTGGCGTGTTGCCTCACATTGTCACTGCTCTCATGGTGACTACCGTCTTTTCCGCTGGGAATACCTACACCTACGCTGCCACTCGAGCACTGCACGGTTTAGCAGTCTCAGGCCATGCACCTCGCTTCTTCGCAAAGACAACAGCAAAGGGTATACCTATCTACAGCTTCGGTGTTGTCATAGCCTTCGCctgcctctccttcctccagctATCTGGTGGTTCAATGCAAGTGCTGGAATGGCTGATCAGTATAACCACTGCCAATATCCTAATCGACTACATCATCATCACGACAACCTACGTCTCCTTCTATCGCGCTTGCAAGGCTCAGGGATTCGATCGATCTAACCTTCCGTACTTTGGCCGATTCCAGCCATATTCTGGCTATGTCTCCCTCGCCTGGATGATAGCCATGGCTGGGTGCTTTGGGTATGAAAGCTTCAGGCCCTGGTCGACGTCGACTTTCTTCCTTAACTACACGATGGTCCTGCTGGCGCCGATCACATTTACTGCTTGGAAGgtgtggaagaagacgaggtggCTACGGCCCAATGAGCTGGACTTGACATGGGAGGCAGAGCTTATAGCGGCATATGAGCAGACAGAGGAAGACCAGCCTACGGGCTTTTGGAAGGAGATGGTTCACATGGTGAATTTCAAACTGCAAGAATAG
- a CDS encoding uncharacterized protein (InterPro:IPR029058), whose translation MAFSNFKVVEHIIPCQAIREYHHAVKPNTPDLQLAVKQYIPIDNTDSAEDDLNIIAGHANGIPKA comes from the coding sequence ATGGCCTTTTCAAATTTCAAAGTCGTAGAGCACATCATCCCCTGCCAGGCTATTCGGGAATATCACCACGCAGTGAAACCGAACACCCCCGATTTGCAGCTGGCAGTTAAGCAGTATATCCCGATTGACAATACGGATTCGGCAGAGGATGATCTCAACATCATTGCTGGACATGCAAATGGGATCCCGAAGGCATAG
- a CDS encoding uncharacterized protein (SECRETED:SignalP(1-18)), producing MKLLHWLSTLLFMAIAAATSTREGMLKEIQIMDRWYKLCAENGRLYSSAKILQCIHHSNDNLFSAYARLPHADRGEPPMDSGSCNAVSSALKKPFDAGKILFDILKKPEIICHAKDKATAENVKGGLEITLERWGQKYLPRFHANCKEEKGNVLYAYQEWKAPSEALKGAIGAWELWDTTCASA from the exons ATGAAGCTTCTGCACTGGCTGTCAACTCTTCTATTCATGGCAATTGCTGCCGCAACTTCTACCCGAGAGGGAATGCTTAAGGAGATTCAGATTATGGACCGTTGGTATAAGCTATGCGCAGAGAATGGCCGGCTCTACAGTTCAGCCAAAATCCTCCAGTGTATCCATCATTCTAACGACAACCTCTTCTCTGCCTATGCCCGCCTTCCCCATGCTGACAGAGGAGAACCTCCTATG GACTCTGGATCGTGCAATGCTGTCTCATCGGCGCTTAAGAAA CCTTTTGATGCAGGAAAGATTCTTTTTGATATTTTGAAGAAGCCGGAAATCATTTGTCACGCCAAGGACAAGGCGACTGCAGAAAACGTTAAGGGAGGACTGGAAATAACCTTAGAGAGATGGGGGCAG AAATATCTCCCTCGATTCCACGCCAATtgcaaggaagaaaagggcaATGTGCTCTATGCTTATCAGGAATGGAAAGCACCTAGTGAAGCACTCAAGGGCGCTATTGGAGCTTGGGAGCTCTGGGATACCACATGTGCCTCTGCTTAG
- a CDS encoding HpcH/HpaI aldolase family protein (COG:E;~EggNog:ENOG410PH1V;~InterPro:IPR005000,IPR015813,IPR040442;~PFAM:PF03328;~go_function: GO:0003824 - catalytic activity [Evidence IEA]), with amino-acid sequence MHEIVAASAACGVSPIVRVTEGQHWMIKRALDSGAHGILVPTLETVQEARNVVRASKFPPQGNRGFEPLLAVEKFVEQRPHRGGVKELTGREYLEQANSSLVIAVQIETKSALESVKEIAHVPGIDVLFVGPFDLGVSIGHPITGGKMDETLCRAVQSVQEAAQEAGIASGIYCDSGEEAKEWASKGFLMNSAITDMIGLRQVVTQTFKCAL; translated from the coding sequence ATGCACGAGATAGTCGCCGCCTCTGCTGCATGCGGAGTGTCCCCAATCGTACGGGTTACTGAAGGCCAGCACTGGATGATCAAGCGTGCTCTGGACTCCGGCGCACATGGGATTCTTGTGCCTACGTTGGAGACGGTGCAAGAGGCGCGTAATGTGGTCAGGGCGTCTAAATTCCCGCCACAGGGAAACAGGGGCTTTGAACCGCTTTTGGCTGTTGAGAAGTTCGTTGAGCAGCGTCCGCATCGGGGAGGGGTTAAGGAGCTTACGGGGAGGGAATACCTGGAACAGGCAAATAGCTCGCTTGTGATTGCTGTACAGATTGAAACGAAGTCTGCTCTGGAGAGCGTCAAGGAGATAGCTCATGTGCCTGGTATTGATGTGCTGTTTGTGGGCCCCTTTGACCTGGGTGTGAGCATCGGGCATCCTATTACCGGAGGGAAGATGGATGAGACACTTTGTCGGGCTGTTCAGTCGGTGCAAGAGGCTGCGCAGGAAGCCGGTATCGCTTCCGGGATCTACTGTGACAGTGgcgaggaggcgaaggaatGGGCGAGCAAAGGATTCCTCATGAACAGCGCCATAACGGATATGATCGGGCTTCGACAGGTGGTTACTCAGACATTCAAGTGTGCATTGTAA
- a CDS encoding uncharacterized protein (COG:S;~EggNog:ENOG410PJ7E;~InterPro:IPR029058), with product MHPKLFHSLIFLEPMMQVERPSKAGRPNPALWSSTREDTWASREQAENDLRENPFWRRWDSRAYNQYVKYGLRSCPTALYPDASTTAVTLATTKAQEAWSYLRFNSAPTSDRNSVDIDRFVNADLARVPKDGDLNSPENMFVAPWPCIAFVYLPYVRPSVLYVFGEKSHINVPDRRKDKLQRTGEALGGSGGLDKGRVRQEIIRKGSHMVPLEKVHDTARILASWLESQMELYKAEVEFWTRQYDSQKSERDGLALSSMWMDFVNGPADIKRPRRSKM from the coding sequence ATGCATCCAAAGCTATTCCACAGCCTAATTTTCCTCGAACCGATGATGCAAGTCGAGCGGCCAAGTAAAGCAGGTCGCCCGAATCCTGCACTGTGGTCCAGCACACGCGAAGATACCTGGGCTTCTCGAGAACAGGCAGAGAACGACCTTCGAGAAAACCCCTTCTGGCGCCGTTGGGACTCTCGTGCCTATAATCAGTACGTGAAATACGGGCTCCGATCGTGTCCAACTGCGTTATATCCGGACGCCAGTACCACTGCTGTAACGCTCGCAACAACAAAGGCCCAAGAAGCTTGGTCGTATCTGAGGTTCAATTCAGCCCCGACAAGTGACAGGAATTCTGTCGATATTGACCGGTTCGTCAATGCAGATCTAGCTAGGGTGCCCAAAGATGGTGACTTGAATAGCCCGGAAAACATGTTCGTCGCACCTTGGCCATGTATCGCTTTTGTGTATCTTCCCTACGTGCGCCCGTCGGTGCTGTATGTGTTCGGAGAGAAGAGTCATATCAACGTCCCTGACCGGAGAAAGGATAAGCTGCAGCGTACTGGTGAAGCCCTTGGAGGGAGTGGAGGGTTGGACAAGGGACGCGTAAGGCAGGAAATTATCCGAAAGGGTTCGCACATGGTGCCGCTTGAGAAGGTGCACGATACAGCACGTATACTAGCGAGTTGGCTGGAGTCTCAAATGGAGCTCTACAAAGCGGAGGTAGAATTTTGGACGCGACAGTATGATAGCCAGAAGTCGGAGCGCGATGGGCTGGCCTTGTCTTCTATGTGGATGGACTTTGTGAATGGGCCTGCGGATATAAAGCGGCCAAGAAGGTCGAAAATGTAA
- a CDS encoding uncharacterized protein (COG:S;~EggNog:ENOG410PU9K), producing the protein MERLSKLDTDNDDAAETLDLTRTLIMTGIKSASKTLQIISQNDSLLEVFLLYNLEFTYAAAIHLAMASALSPEAFDGKASAQEAHSILDQMISNGNKVARVRKEELLHLEGLFHEVAARAESKGLQPLSLTTALGREVDPDEHGFRVGTEEQHLRQLSDDMLPDAHGDPEYDHSMYHGDVLMPSTELLNDIGISSVEFLGIIEQIGNPDTGYSLLDLGQ; encoded by the exons ATGGAGAGGCTTTCTAAACTTGATACCGATAATGACGACGCCGCGGAGACACTGGATCTCACAAGGACGTTGATCATGACTGGGATCAAGTCCGCTTCCAAGACCCTCCAGATCATATCTCAGAACGACAGTCTGCTGG AGGTATTCCTCCTATACAACCTCGAATTTACATACGCCGCCGCAATACACCTCGCAATGGCGAGCGCATTATCCCCCGAGGCCTTTGACGGTAAGGCCTCCGCCCAAGAGGCCCATTCCATTCTGGACCAAATGATCAGTAACGGGAACAAGGTCGCCAGAGTCCGCAAGGAGGAGTTACTGCATCTCGAAGGCCTATTCCACGAGGTTGCTGCACGAGCGGAATCGAAAGGCCTGCAGCCACTTTCATTGACGACTGCCCTTGGCCGCGAAGTGGATCCTGATGAACATGGCTTCAGAGTCGGCACAGAGGAGCAACACCTAAGACAGCTTTCAGACGATATGCTACCGGATGCCCATGGTGACCCGGAATACGATCACTCGATGTATCATGGGGATGTGTTGATGCCGAGTACCGAGCTGCTAAACGATATTGGGATATCGTCGGTGGAGTTCCTGGGGATTATCGAGCAGATTGGGAATCCGGATACTGGTTATTCGCTGCTTGATTTGGGTCAATAG
- a CDS encoding Zn(II)2Cys6 transcription factor (COG:K;~EggNog:ENOG410PZMI;~InterPro:IPR036864,IPR007219,IPR001138;~PFAM:PF00172;~go_function: GO:0000981 - DNA-binding transcription factor activity, RNA polymerase II-specific [Evidence IEA];~go_function: GO:0003677 - DNA binding [Evidence IEA];~go_function: GO:0008270 - zinc ion binding [Evidence IEA];~go_process: GO:0006351 - transcription, DNA-templated [Evidence IEA];~go_process: GO:0006355 - regulation of transcription, DNA-templated [Evidence IEA]), translating into MHGINEPQQRKHACTHCRNQKIRCEGGHPCRECFRRGRKCSLSGQNEVQPADSTDTGPRISWQRTGSPQLPTNRSAKESHYLNLYWELFHPHWSFIHRSSFSDYETPLLVQSMVVLGLWVSQEPNTEAKAIELHKLLGSAIRDQTVGAQFLFIKNLVLIMEQDVWDASKSEQACNTCAWPIPTYQAMLLHIIFAGLVKSCGVLGLDLKPRLSPDDSNLLTRLVTSCKKMGMLYYPNMLSRCSHSDIGTFNWVSVEEVKHFNLALFKVCRTFSKSLKDRSGINSLNTGGSTSLCVEPRDLEFPLPTDLQLWNAKGKEEWLAVGAEKMEGPGLNDALESEWISNSARVLEGIGI; encoded by the coding sequence ATGCATGGCATTAACGAACCCCAACAACGCAAACACGCATGTACACACTGCCGAAACCAGAAGATCCGATGTGAGGGAGGCCATCCATGTAGAGAGTGTTTTCGACGCGGAAGAAAGTGCTCGCTGAGCGGGCAGAACGAAGTACAACCCGCTGACTCTACTGATACCGGGCCGCGAATATCGTGGCAACGTACCGGTAGCCCCCAACTGCCGACCAACCGCTCAGCAAAAGAGAGCCATTATCTAAATCTTTACTGGGAATTATTCCATCCCCACTGGTCATTCATCCACCGGAGCTCGTTTAGCGACTACGAGACGCCCCTACTTGTCCAGTCAATGGTTGTTCTTGGGCTGTGGGTGAGCCAGGAACCCAACACAGAAGCAAAGGCAATTGAACTGCATAAGCTTCTTGGCTCAGCTATTCGTGACCAGACAGTAGGTGCCCAATTCCTGTTTATCAAGAACCTGGTACTGATTATGGAACAGGATGTATGGGATGCCTCCAAATCAGAGCAGGCATGCAACACCTGCGCCTGGCCGATCCCGACCTACCAGGCAATGTTATTGCATATTATCTTCGCCGGACTAGTCAAGTCTTGTGGTGTCCTTGGGCTGGATCTGAAGCCTCGTCTCTCTCCAGACGATTCCAATCTTCTTACTCGGCTTGTCACCAGTTGTAAGAAGATGGGAATGCTATATTACCCGAACATGCTGTCTCGGTGCTCGCATAGTGATATAGGCACGTTTAACTGGGTCTCCGTTGAGGAGGTCAAGCACTTCAACCTGGCGCTGTTCAAGGTGTGCAGAACATTCAGCAAATCACTCAAGGACCGCAGCGGTATAAACAGTTTGAACACAGGAGGGTCTACGAGCTTGTGTGTTGAGCCACGCGACTTGGAATTCCCGCTGCCAACAGATCTCCAACTATGGAACGCAAAAGGCAAAGAGGAATGGCTGGCAGTTGGTGCAGAGAAAATGGAGGGCCCTGGTTTAAACGATGCTCTGGAGTCGGAATGGATTTCAAATTCAGCACGGGTCTTGGAGGGTATTGGTATTTGA
- a CDS encoding uncharacterized protein (COG:S;~EggNog:ENOG410PIWQ;~InterPro:IPR044053;~go_function: GO:0016491 - oxidoreductase activity [Evidence IEA]) translates to MTTGVFKYIDPASYDPHATEPFKKPWGKVDGPGSSYTLIDKTRSVDNIRGRESEFSTDNSGFAVYNSPSKENNFNDASWVTTNYYAQVEELLREKLPGIKKVVLFDHTIRRREKSSPRAPVQLVHVDQTPWAAEQRVRRHLPSDEVDELLKGRYQIINVWRPIDNPASDFPLAVIDWRSMAESDFVKVDLLYPKDATTGPGGEKLQAPDSSSSTEGYEAKGETYSIAPNEGHRFYYQKDMTPNEAMFIKCFDSRSQTMTGTTGIAHGAGHTAFFDPQTPEDAPPRQSIEVRCLVFYE, encoded by the coding sequence ATGACGACCGGCGTGTTCAAATACATCGACCCGGCTTCTTACGACCCCCACGCCACAGAGCCGTTCAAGAAGCCCTGGGGCAAGGTCGATGGACCGGGTTCATCGTACACCCTGATCGACAAGACGCGCTCAGTTGACAACATCCGGGGACGAGAGAGCGAGTTTTCAACCGACAACAGCGGGTTTGCCGTGTACAACAGCCCAAGCAAGGAAAACAACTTCAACGATGCATCCTGGGTGACCACAAACTACTACGCCCAGGTCGAGGAACTCCTGCGAGAAAAACTACCCGGCATCAAGAAAGTAGTTCTCTTTGACCACACTATTCGACGGCGAGAGAAATCCTCTCCCCGCGCTCCGGTCCAACTAGTCCACGTCGACCAGACGCCATGGGCCGCCGAGCAACGAGTGCGTCGCCATTTACCATCAGACGAAGTCGATGAGCTATTAAAAGGCCGATACCAGATCATCAACGTCTGGCGCCCAATCGACAACCCCGCATCAGACTTCCCCCTGGCCGTAATCGACTGGCGCAGCATGGCCGAATCGGACTTCGTCAAGGTGGACCTGCTATACCCCAAGGACGCGACCACCGGGCCAGGCGGCGAGAAGCTGCAGGCACCTGACTCGTCCAGCTCAACAGAGGGCTACGAGGCCAAGGGCGAGACATACTCAATTGCCCCGAACGAGGGCCACCGCTTCTACTACCAGAAGGATATGACGCCGAATGAGGCCATGTTTATCAAGTGCTTTGACTCGAGGAGCCAGACTATGACGGGGACTACGGGAATTGCGCATGGGGCTGGACATACGGCATTTTTCGATCCCCAGACGCCGGAGGATGCGCCGCCGAGACAGAGTATTGAAGTTAGGTGTTTGGTGTTTTATGAGTAG
- a CDS encoding uncharacterized protein (COG:K;~EggNog:ENOG410PMRV;~InterPro:IPR036864,IPR001138;~PFAM:PF00172;~TransMembrane:2 (i143-162o251-268i);~go_function: GO:0000981 - DNA-binding transcription factor activity, RNA polymerase II-specific [Evidence IEA];~go_function: GO:0008270 - zinc ion binding [Evidence IEA];~go_process: GO:0006355 - regulation of transcription, DNA-templated [Evidence IEA]): MQANARKKRTSNACIACRHSKIKCSGDEPCANCQRRGIQCEFTDGINRVLVSETYLRQLEARAGDRQGYGATQSSPSISLKSGAGDRVGVAAGRSGELTPFPNVSGAGPSPAPTPSDAPSIWTSPFSLPSTTIKNTKGNKRSWIWLAPSSMWSFTTRLTILMTEKLYSRYPDSAPTLVEKELYPLRWDRCSSKDAPDISGLPSLDHALYLFATVKFHLGQNYRFFDEDQFVQNVREFYQGDPVRMASDHQLWYIQYLLVLTFGTAFLCRTKSDKPPGAEFFVHAMSLMPGPCVLVEGQLTGN, from the exons ATGCAAGCCAACGCCCGTAAAAAGCGAACTTCAAATGC GTGCATTGCATGCCGGCACAGCAAAATCAAATGCTCTGGCGATGAGCCCTGCGCCAACTGCCAGCGTCGCGGGATCCAATGCGAGTTCACAGATGGTATCAATCGGGTTCTCGTATCAGAGAC TTACCTACGACAGCTTGAAGCACGGGCTGGAGACCGGCAGGGGTATGGCGCCACACAATCCTCCCCATCGATATCCCTGAAGTCCGGCGCTGGAGACAGAGTCggggttgctgctggacGGTCTGGTGAATTGACACCCTTCCCCAATGTATCAGGGGCAGGGCCCTCGCCAGCGCCGACACCGTCCGATGCGCCCAGCATTTGGACGAGCCCATTCAGTCTGCCCTCGACGACTATTAAGAACACAAAGGGCAATAAACGCAGCTGGA TTTGGCTGGCCCCATCCTCCATGTGGTCGTTCACTACCCGGTTGACCATCCTCATGACGGAGAAACTATACTCTAGATACCCAGACAGTGCACCCACTCTGGTCGAGAAAGAACTATATCCCCTACGATGGGATCGGTGCTCATCCAAAGACGCTCCCGACATCAGTGGCCTGCCATCGCTCGACCACGCCCTGTATCTGTTCGCCACTGTCAAGTTCCACTTAGGTCAGAACTACCGATTCTTCGACGAAGACCAATTTGTCCAGAATGTACGAGAGTTCTACCAGGGCGATCCGGTTAGAATGGCCAGCGATCACCAGCTTTGGTATATACAGTACCTCCTCGTTCTCACCTTTGGAACAGCCTTTTTGTGTCGAACGAAAAGCGACAAACCGCCCGGCGCGGAATTCTTCGTGCACGCAATGTCGCTGATGCCCGGACCATGCGTCCTTGTGGAAGGACAGCTTACTGGCAATTGA